The genomic region GCCAGCAGAACGCGAATACGAGCCCCGGTTTTTCCGGGGTGGGAGAAGGGACGGATCAGTACGCCCCTATCTCGATTTTTGTCTCATCGAGGATCAGCCCGAAGGGATCCTTCCCGTTCACCATAGCATAATACCGGTAATCCCCATCAGGTTGTGGGATGAAACGCACGGTCCCGGGACACGAGTTTGCACTTGCGGCAAGACTGGTATTCCAGCTCTCAAGGGTGGCGTTGCCAAACAGCGACCGGTCTGATCGGATGGATATGGCTGCAACCCGGTCGAGCTGCGTTCTGTTCACTGCCGAGATCAGTTTCAGGGAGCCGTACCCGTTGCCGCTTGCAAACGGGTGATCCGGGGATGCCAACAGACGCACGGCACTGAGGACAATGCGGGAACAATTCCCGACCGCTGCCGACTGGTTGACCATGAAGTCTGCCGATCCGAACGAACGGGCAAACGATCCGAGGGATGCACTTTTGTCAAAATCATAATTCACGTCGTTCATGGTGGAATATTCGAGCGGGCTTTCAAGTGCCTGGTACTTGGTGATATTGACAAAGCCCCGCTGCCACCGGTATCCCTGGTCCTGCCAGAAGTTGCCCGAGGGCTGGTATGAAATGTTCACGAGCGTTCCGTTCACCTGGTGAATCGCAGAGATGCTTTCATCATAGAGGGTGAGCGTCCAGGCCGGCTCCGGCTCATCCAGAACCGAAAGAGAACCTCCTGACCTGAGCGTGCTCGCGAGGCAGTCGCCTCCCCCGAGCGGTACCGGTTCGCTCCTTGCCAGGTTGTCCTGCCGGGAAGAGACCGCATCCCCGATATCCGATGAAAACCGGAGAAAAGCCGATTCCACGATCCGGAGATGTTCGATCTCCGATGCCTGCTTCTCTGAAGGGATGTAGACAACGTTCCAGACAGTCAGGGCTGTCACGGCCACGGCAAGGATCAGCATGACCGCAATAACCGGGGCAACTGCCTCGTCCTTCATCGCGAACTCCTCCCGACCCTGCCGGAGAAGAGAACCGCCCGGTCGGTTGCAAGAGCAACCTCCTCGTCGCCGATGAGGGGCCGGCCGCAGTCAGCGGTGATGTTTCCCCCCAAATCGAATGCCTGGGTATCGGGGACAATTACGAACGGGCGGCTGCTTTTTTTTGTAAAGGATTCCATGGAACTTGCGTTCGAGATTATAACTTTCAGGGAATCGGCCTTCACCCAGTCGCCGCCCTTGTGCCACAGGACAACCTGGCCCGATGAATCATTGACAACCATCCGTATCGTGACGGTCGGGCTCCTCTCCGAGGGCAGGTAATCCGGAAGCGAAGCGGAGAAGACACAGACAAGGATGAGGACCATCCCGATCATGAGCATCTCTCCCACGACTTCGGAGACTGCGGCGTTGTGCACATCTTCCGGCTTCATGGTACTCACACGAAAAAGACGAACATTGCAACCGCTGCGGCAAGCAGGACAATACTGTGCTTGAATCCCGCAAGGATGCTGTTGGAACCAAACTGGCCGGCCATGATTCCCGAGAAGAGGGCGAGGATGATCCCGATCCTGAACATGTCGGTGACATTCTGGGCAAGGTTGAAGTTGATGTTGTATTTCACAAAACCCGCCATGAACGGGCCGTTGAGCTGGTACGCGGTATAGAGGAAGATCCCAAAGGAGAGGTAGATGATCATGACGTACACGATCGCCGTGTTCGCCCGCTCCCGTTTCATCTTCAGGTAGTGCTCGAAATCGGCAATGGCGATTAAGAAGATCTGCCGCAGGCTGGACGTGACCTCGCCCGCTTTGACGATCAGCGAGATGGCCCGTTTGACCGAGACAAGACCTATCCGCTCGTCCATCCGGACCAGGGCTGCGTTCACATACGAACCGGTCGTGACATCGCGGGAGACTACCCGGAGTTCCGAACTCAAAAGACCCAGTTTTGCAGTTGCGATCCGCTGGATTGCATCGGGAAGCGTGAGCCCTATGTCCTTCATATCGCAGAGCTCCCGCACGAACTCGGGGATATTCTTCTCGATATTACTGACATACCAGCGCCGCCCCTCGTACGAGAGGGAGATCGGGAAAAGAAATGCGATGATGACAATGCAGGACGAGGTTTCAAGCATATTGTCCGGAAAGATTCCGTTGAAGAAGCCCGCAAGGACAAGGAGAAGTACAAGGCTCCCGCAGACACAGCCAAGAGCGATCCCGTACTGGTAGTGGGAGATATAGGTCCGGAGGGGGTGGCGGAGCCGTTCGTATATCCGGTACCGTTCTTTTTTTGCCTCGATCCGGCGGATAAATTCAGCATCGACAGATCCGGCGTTTTTCCCCGAAAGCGGACGTTCGTATTCCTCCCCGGCCGATTCAACGTGGCTGATCTCCAGGTTCTCCGCGGGAAGCATCAGCGAGAGGATCCAGATCATCAGGATAGCTCCTGCGGGGATGCAGAGGTACATGAAGGGAAGGAGCCAGGCCATCGTGCCCCGGCTCGTCATTCCCTGAGCAACGATCATGATGATGAGCGCGATCGGCCCCGCAACGAATGCCGAGACGTACACTTCCGCCATGATCTCGATGGTCTTTAAGACCACGTCGAGTTCCCGTTTTGCCTGTTCGTGGAAATAATCCGTCTTCGATGCCAGGTACGAGGTGAGATCTCCCCCGCTCTCAAAGACTATGCCCATATCGTTGAGAAAATCCTTCAGGAGGGGGGACGGCGTGGTTGCCTGGAGGTTTTTCATGGCGGTGATCAGGTCGTCCCCGAAGAGTTCCACGTCCCGGACGATCTGGCCGAACTCGCGGGAGACTTCCCCGAACATGACCCGTTCTTCGTAGATTCTCCGTATGATCAGAAACGGGGGCATGGTTGTGGAGAGGGCCTGCATGTACGAGACGGCATACGGGAGATCGAGATCGATCCTGCTCTTCCTGCCCCGGGCAATTATGGCCGGGTAATATACCTGGAACAGGTACGGGGCAGGGATCATGGCAATGAAGAGGAATGTGAAAAAAATAACAGGAGGAATCGCCGTAAATACCCGGGTGCCAAGGGGAGTCGTGAGCAGGAGTCCGGCAATCAGGAAAAAACCGGCGGAGAAGACGAGAAGGTTGGTCCGCAGGGTCCGCAGGTACGTTTCCGGCGTTCTCGGGATGCGGGCGGAGAGGAGGCCGCCGTCGAGGATGGTTCCAAACAGGCCCATCTCGATCTTTTGTGGCACCAGGCCGATTTCAGGGAACCGGGAAGGAAACGTCATCTCAATCACTGAACTCGTGGATGGCGCTTGCAAGATCGTGGATCTCCGGAGTCGGAACATCGAGGGCGATCGTTAAGAACTCCTCGCGTTTTTTAAGTTCCGCATCGATCCGGTCATGAGTCCATCCCATCATGGCGCAGATCTCTGCAAGGACCCGGGAAGACTCAGCGGTCCGCCGGAACGAATCCGTGCCCACATCCCATTCGAAGAGTTTCTTCGGGATGATATTCCCGTTTTCGTCCACGCTTATCTCGTGGATGGCAAGGCAGCGGCGCGTGCGGTTCGTCCCGAACGTTGCAATCGACTGGCTGATGACCAGGTCAAGGGCCGTGAACATAACCGGGGGGACATCGATAGGCTCGTGGGTGAGCCGGTTGATCGCCTCGTGCACGCTTCCCGCATGGATGGTCGAGAGCGTTGCATGGCCGGTATTCATGGCCTGGAAGAGCGTCTGGGCTTCCCGGCCCCGCACTTCCCCGACGATGATGTACTCGGGCCGCTGGCGCATCGAGGATTTCAGGAGCGAGAAGAGATCGATATCCCCCTGGACCCCGGGGATATTCAGTTCCCGGGTCAGGGTGGCAAGCCAGTTCTTGTGCGGGAGCTGGATCTCGTGGGTGTCTTCGAGCGATACGATCTTGGCATTCTGCGGAATGAAGAGGGAGACCGCGTTCATGGTCGAGGTCTTGCCGCTCGCCGTGCCTCCCGCGATGATGAGGCTTTTACGGTGGGCGATGGCAAGCCAGAGGAAGGCGAGAATTTCAGCACTGTATGTCCCGTACCGGAGAAGATCGACAGGCGTCATCGGCTCGGCCCGGAATTTCCGGATGGTAAACGAGCTGCCCCGGAGCGAGACCACGTTGCTGTACGTGACCTGGACCCGTGAACCGCCCGGGAGGGTGGCATCGATCATCGGGCTGGTGAGCGAGATCTGCTTGTTTGCTTTCTGGGCGAGTTTTAAGACAAACGCGTTGAGCTCGCCTTCCCGGAAGAGGACGCTTGTCGGCAGGCTGCCGTACGTGCGGTGGAAGACAAAGACCGGGAGATTGTCGCCATTGCAGCTGATATCCTCAAGCGCCGGGTCCTGCATGAGGGGTTCGAGCGGGCCAAACCCGGAGAGATCCCGGCGAACATAATACGCAAGGACATCGAGCCGCTCACCGGTAATATCCGGGGAGAACTCGCGGATGATCCGGCTGACCGCTTCCCTTGTGAAGTGATGGAGCGGGGGATCTTTTGGATCGTCGTAGATGATCACCTTTCTCAAGCGGTTGTAGGTCTCGCTCAGCACAACCCGCTCGCGGGCAGAGAGCGGGGGTTCGAGAACCTGGTAGGTGAATCCCTGGTTTCCCACCCGGATGATCCGGATGGAGACGTACGGCTCTTCGATCCAGTAGGTATCGAGGGTCCCGGTCGGCTGCTGAAGTGGGGATGGCAACACCTGCCCGGCCGGAAATTCCGGTTCAATGGCGGGAATCGGGAACGCGGCTGCCGTTTTTTTGGAATCGCTCTTCCTTACACGATACCATATCGATGTTGCTGCAAGGGCGAGCAAAACAAGCGAGATCGCCCCGGCTGCGGCCAGGACCGGGAGTGGCAGGAGAATAAAAAGCGATACGTACCCGGTCAGGACCAGGGCGGTTCCGGTAATAACGAGAGCGATATCTGCATTTCGCGTGCCGCTGCCCAGAGTACGGGGAAGACTGCGGACCCGGCTGGTGAGCGGAGACACCGGTTTATCCGGATGATCCGGTCCCCGCGCGGGGATAGGACTGATTTCCTGACAGGACGTACCACCGGCACGGCATCTCAGGTCCGCAAGGCCACAAACTATCCGGTCAAAGAAGGTCATGCAGCCCCCCGGGCTTCACGCAGGGCAAGCAGTAATTCCGGTGGAACAGATTGTACCTGCCGGCTGATTATCGTAACAACCGGCGTAGCAACAGTGCGTGGTGAATCGCCGGTGGTAATCGAGAGCGTGACGTCCAGGTAATTACCGGTCAGCGTGAGGTGGTACCGGCCTTCCCCGAAAATCTTCACGGTGCGGTTGGTCTTCTCAGAACTGTATTCCCTTGCGTACCCGTCTTCCGCAACGATCTCCTGGGTAGTTAAGTTCCGGACTGTGAGGATGAAGTACGGCCGGTTGATGGATTTTGCCATGGATCCCCGGCAGGATTCCGGTTTGTCAAGACAGTCGTAAAGGGGTTTGATATCATAGGAGACCAGGAGCGGTCCCTTCGTGACATTGACCGTAAGGCCGGTTGCATTGCCCCGGAGCGAATACTTCCGGGTGAACTCCGGCACAAGGGGTGCCGGGGCGGGGGTTGCGCTGGCCCGGACATACACCGGGACCGGGTAGGGATCCGCAGGGAGGATTGGAGGAGATTCGGCCACGCGTTCTGTCAGGGCATTGGTCTTCTGCGGCTGGACGGATAAGGCTTTTACCAGCTGGCCGGATGGCGA from uncultured Methanoregula sp. harbors:
- a CDS encoding ATPase, T2SS/T4P/T4SS family — protein: MSPLTSRVRSLPRTLGSGTRNADIALVITGTALVLTGYVSLFILLPLPVLAAAGAISLVLLALAATSIWYRVRKSDSKKTAAAFPIPAIEPEFPAGQVLPSPLQQPTGTLDTYWIEEPYVSIRIIRVGNQGFTYQVLEPPLSARERVVLSETYNRLRKVIIYDDPKDPPLHHFTREAVSRIIREFSPDITGERLDVLAYYVRRDLSGFGPLEPLMQDPALEDISCNGDNLPVFVFHRTYGSLPTSVLFREGELNAFVLKLAQKANKQISLTSPMIDATLPGGSRVQVTYSNVVSLRGSSFTIRKFRAEPMTPVDLLRYGTYSAEILAFLWLAIAHRKSLIIAGGTASGKTSTMNAVSLFIPQNAKIVSLEDTHEIQLPHKNWLATLTRELNIPGVQGDIDLFSLLKSSMRQRPEYIIVGEVRGREAQTLFQAMNTGHATLSTIHAGSVHEAINRLTHEPIDVPPVMFTALDLVISQSIATFGTNRTRRCLAIHEISVDENGNIIPKKLFEWDVGTDSFRRTAESSRVLAEICAMMGWTHDRIDAELKKREEFLTIALDVPTPEIHDLASAIHEFSD
- a CDS encoding type IV pilin N-terminal domain-containing protein — translated: MKPEDVHNAAVSEVVGEMLMIGMVLILVCVFSASLPDYLPSERSPTVTIRMVVNDSSGQVVLWHKGGDWVKADSLKVIISNASSMESFTKKSSRPFVIVPDTQAFDLGGNITADCGRPLIGDEEVALATDRAVLFSGRVGRSSR
- a CDS encoding type II secretion system F family protein, whose product is MTFPSRFPEIGLVPQKIEMGLFGTILDGGLLSARIPRTPETYLRTLRTNLLVFSAGFFLIAGLLLTTPLGTRVFTAIPPVIFFTFLFIAMIPAPYLFQVYYPAIIARGRKSRIDLDLPYAVSYMQALSTTMPPFLIIRRIYEERVMFGEVSREFGQIVRDVELFGDDLITAMKNLQATTPSPLLKDFLNDMGIVFESGGDLTSYLASKTDYFHEQAKRELDVVLKTIEIMAEVYVSAFVAGPIALIIMIVAQGMTSRGTMAWLLPFMYLCIPAGAILMIWILSLMLPAENLEISHVESAGEEYERPLSGKNAGSVDAEFIRRIEAKKERYRIYERLRHPLRTYISHYQYGIALGCVCGSLVLLLVLAGFFNGIFPDNMLETSSCIVIIAFLFPISLSYEGRRWYVSNIEKNIPEFVRELCDMKDIGLTLPDAIQRIATAKLGLLSSELRVVSRDVTTGSYVNAALVRMDERIGLVSVKRAISLIVKAGEVTSSLRQIFLIAIADFEHYLKMKRERANTAIVYVMIIYLSFGIFLYTAYQLNGPFMAGFVKYNINFNLAQNVTDMFRIGIILALFSGIMAGQFGSNSILAGFKHSIVLLAAAVAMFVFFV